A DNA window from Drosophila virilis strain 15010-1051.87 chromosome 4, Dvir_AGI_RSII-ME, whole genome shotgun sequence contains the following coding sequences:
- the LOC6628020 gene encoding putative Kunitz-type serine protease inhibitor, whose amino-acid sequence MCYRLSLIAFSVLISIVCVQSAAVDQTQLVVEKQQPEGQTTADDVDATSVPEQCYQPKETGRCFALFYRFAYNLDTHACEEFVYGGCAGNSNNFETKEQCEQLCLGKSAPSTAASATEQSTELTPEQQQAAETTTSSANQPASD is encoded by the coding sequence ATGTGCTACAGGTTGTCCCTAATTGCGTTCAGTGTGCTGATCAGCATCGTGTGCGTGCAAAGCGCCGCGGTGGATCAGACGCAGCTGGTGGTGGAGAAACAGCAGCCTGAGGGCCAGACAACAGCTGATGACGTCGATGCGACCAGTGTGCCGGAGCAATGCTATCAGCCCAAGGAGACGGGTCGCTGTTTTGCACTCTTCTATCGCTTTGCCTACAATCTGGACACGCATGCCTGCGAAGAGTTCGTCTACGGCGGCTGcgccggcaacagcaacaactttgaGACCAAAGAGCAGTGCGAGCAGCTCTGCCTGGGCAAATCAGCGCCATCAACCGCAGCTTCCGCGACAGAGCAGAGCACGGAACTGACTCCAGAGCAACAGCAAGCGGCAGAGACGACCACGAGCAGCGCCAATCAGCCCGCTTCGGATTAG
- the LOC6628019 gene encoding spleen trypsin inhibitor I, giving the protein MKRTTRMTQFLWLAAIVLLCLTQMTQAVTTPKPKGLAQAPQVTAATTTSTTSKPKPNQQPPQQPQRTQDAKCLQPLETGPCRMSLERYYYNKEANACQTFKYGGCKGNDNRWGFRQTCEEACLVKK; this is encoded by the exons ATGAAACGAACGACGAGAATGACCCAATTTCTGTGGCTTGCCGCTATTGTTTTACTCTGCCTTACACAAATGACCCAGGCGGTGACCACGCCCAAGCCCAAGGGGCTGGCACAGGCACCACAGGTGACCGCCGCCACCACGACCAGCACCACCTCAAAGCCCAAGCCAAACCAGCAACCaccacaacaaccacagcgCACACAAG ATGCGAAATGCCTGCAGCCACTGGAAACGGGACCCTGTCGAATGAGCCTGGAGCGCTATTACTACAATAAGGAGGCGAATGCCTGTCAGACATTCAAATATGGCGGCTGTAAAGGCAACGACAATCGTTGGGGCTTCCGACAGACCTGCGAGGAGGCCTGTCTGGTCAAGAAGTGA
- the LOC6627725 gene encoding chymotrypsin inhibitor SCI-II: MPWQWLLIQLMLLQLLLLLGPVNGASKRVKMCLQPMVSGRCFGHVESYAYNPLERRCEAFIYGGCGGNENRFDSRAECELSCRDI; encoded by the exons ATGCCTTGGCAATGGCTGCTAATCCAGCTAATGCTgctccaactgctgctgctgctgggtccGGTCAATGGCGCCTCCAAACGTG TTAAGATGTGCCTGCAGCCCATGGTCAGCGGTCGCTGCTTCGGCCATGTGGAGAGCTATGCCTATAATCCGCTCGAGCGCCGCTGCGAGGCCTTCATCTATGGCGGCTGTGGTGGCAATGAGAATCGTTTTGACAGCCGTGCCGAGTGTGAGTTAAGCTGTCGTGATATTTAA
- the LOC6627724 gene encoding uncharacterized protein, which produces MSAQIRSRQISLCLLLLLALCLDWQMVLARTRDLCQVKPSTSSLCVPTTLGIYYDEETQHCHYMGCSNKRLFGSLEDCEKICNNARHIKRRNNVASSKTNQTTN; this is translated from the exons ATGAGTGCCCAGATTCGGAGTAGACAAATCTCGCTAtgtctgctgctgttgttggcccTGTGCCTGGACTGGCAAATGGTTTTGGCACGCACAC GTGATCTGTGCCAGGTGAAGCCCAGCACGAGCAGCCTCTGTGTGCCGACCACACTGGGCATCTACTATGATGAGGAGACCCAGCACTGCCACTACATGGGTTGCAGCAACAAGCGACTCTTTGGCTCGCTCGAAGATTGCGAAAAGATATGCAACAATGCGCGACACATCAAGCGGCGCAATAACGTGGCCAGCAGCAAAACCAATCAAACAACTAATTGA
- the LOC6627723 gene encoding uncharacterized protein, giving the protein MSPLKPLLLLLLLGWLGCGHIEARYVHGIPNICMKPPPFSEGMCTIEIEGFFYDPATLDCRMYSIGACRLTPGQSFGSHQDCIATCVRGQRRSRDYYKNE; this is encoded by the exons ATGTCACCGCTGAAgcctttgttgctgctgctgctgctcgggtGGCTCGGATGCGGCCACATTGAGGCACGCTATGTGCACGGCATACCAA ATATTTGCATGAAGCCACCGCCGTTCTCCGAGGGTATGTGTACCATTGAGATCGAAGGCTTCTTCTATGATCCGGCGACGCTCGACTGCCGGATGTACTCGATTGGCGCATGCCGTCTGACGCCCGGCCAAAGCTTTGGCAGCCACCAAGACTGCATCGCGACCTGTGTGCGGGGCCAGCGTCGCAGTCGCGATTACTATAAGAATGAATGA
- the cutlet gene encoding chromosome transmission fidelity protein 18 homolog: MDQYPDEHEEFELQYQDEMELLEDMPHEYDAVDDGPSTSHQAAAALEQQQQQQKPGANASTAAAAIKDVSRFSNPTLSSPQLSQISFGATQTDAGGGGHVNRRLFGTPRGPTVGRGCSTPLQRMPAIEEVANITVDNETPLPNAASEQLQELGLRGTNKRRLERDLFGDIDDLYHESYEDPMVKKARTEEQRDNEAIERILELRRKLRETSKTVRHDDVSRLRALHDFKMKNLSYDIPSWPFLALQRSDLERLYVRFHSEDYERRQLELLSARGDLIGSLLGEAKQQVWQEANELVLRRLAPATQPVNAAADPSSPDMGRLWVDKYKPRKYIDLLSDEMTNRSLLYWLKMWDKVVFGKVFHSKQEQQAANTGASGAQQLNSFNKRTGKFESNGGWRQRKARQALNTNVDELGRPMQKVALLCGPPGLGKTTLAHTIARHAGYNVREINASDDRSPEAFKLALENGTQMSSVLNQDKRPNCIVLDEIDGAPRQSIEYLVKFVSDGIFSKVKAKGAKAEHNVLRRPIICICNDIYDPALRPLRQIAFVVNFPPIDSARLAERLVQIAKKEHLKTDFGSLIALAEKSGNDVRSCISSMQFFNVQKHSLTLQDVLNNNLGQKDRHQGLFDVWGAVFRIQRPKKQLQQSSSNNPEEPVQVTMTNMSVATRVRNVLDVVHSSGDYERLTQGVYENYLQQKMPDPNFTGICEALQWFCFSDTLQHQISRQQSYSIYPYLQYGFVVWHLLFATLAWPKIAFPTRGFEFNQKYTNQRNIFLSLRKGVTTSAQGVGQGNTLLLDTVPLLKRILSPQLRSVAVQLLSQKEQYDLRHTIQVMVDLGLTFVQVKSAEGHYVFQTEPDLDTLCAFPGYTGLTLPYFSRQLIAREVDLERIRRAAPKGDQAAATKSSAAAPVAVTKQKPVAARLPNHLQTLKPKQITDFNAPKQQLTKDFFGRVTHKTSAASAAEEVKTDAIVKSPIWYRYKEGFNNAVRKDVHLNELL; this comes from the exons ATGGATCAATATCCTGATGAGCATGAAGAGTTTGAACTACAGTACCAGGATGAAATGGAATTGCTCGAGGACATGCCGCACGAGTACGACGCTGTCGATGATGGACCCAGCACATCGCATCAGGCTGCAGCTGCACtcgagcaacagcaacaacaacaaaagccagGAGCAAATGCatccactgctgctgctgcaatcaAGGATGTCTCCCGCTTCAGCAATCCCACTCTGAGCTCCCCGCAGCTGTCGCAGATTTCATTCGGTGCCACTCAAACTGATGCCGGTGGCGGCGGACATGTGAATCGACGTCTCTTTGGCACGCCCAGAGGCCCGACAGTGGGGCGCGGCTGCTCTACGCCCCTGCAGCGCATGCCGGCCATAGAGGAGGTAGCAAATATCACTGTAGACAACGAAACACCGTTGCCGAACGCCGCCAGTGAACAACTACAGGAGTTGGGGCTGCGCGGCACCAACAAGCGGCGACTTGAACGCGATCTCTTTGGCGACATTGACGATCTGTATCACGAAAGCTATGAGGATCCCATGGTAAAGAAGGCGCGCACCGAGGAGCAACGCGATAACGAAGCCATTGAACGCATACTGGAGCTAAGGCGCAAGCTGCGGGAAACCAGCAAAACTGTGCGCCATGATGATGTATCACGTCTGAGAGCGCTGCACGACTTCAAAATGAAGAACCTGTCATATGACATACCCTCCTGGCCATTTCTGGCACTGCAACGCAGCGATTTGGAACGACTCTATGTACGTTTTCACTCGGAGGACTATGAGCGACGACAGCTAGAGCTACTCAGCGCACGAGGCGATCTAATAGGCAGTCTACTGGGCGAGGCCAAGCAGCAGGTGTGGCAGGAAGCCAACGAGCTG GTGCTACGACGCTTGGCACCTGCCACGCAGCCCGTCAACGCCGCGGCAGATCCATCTAGTCCTGATATGGGACGCCTTTGGGTGGACAAGTACAAGCCGCGTAAATACATTGATTTGCTCTCGGATGAAATGACCAATCGCAGTCTGCTTTACTGGCTTAAAATGTGGGACAAGGTAGTCTTTGGCAAGGTCTTTCACAGCAAGCAGGAACAGCAGGCAGCCAACACTGGAGCATCGGGCGCACAGCAGTTAAATAGCTTCAACAAACGCACTGGCAAATTTGAATCGAATGGCGGCTGGCGACAGCGCAAGGCGCGTCAAGCTTTGAACACTAATGTGGATGAACTGGGCAGGCCCATGCAAAAGGTGGCGCTGCTCTGCGGTCCACCTGGTCTGGGCAAGACGACGCTGGCGCATACAATTGCCCGTCATGCAGGGTATAATGTACGCGAGATCAATGCCTCGGATGATCGCAGTCCTGAGGCCTTTAAGCTGGCACTGGAGAATGGCACACAAATGTCATCGGTGCTCAATCAGGATAAAAGACCCAACTGCATTGTGCTGG ATGAAATTGATGGCGCACCGCGCCAGTCCATCGAGTATCTGGTCAAATTTGTTAGCGATGGCATATTTAGTAAGGTCAAGGCTAAGGGCGCCAAGGCGGAGCACAATGTGCTGCGTCGTCCTATCATCTGTATCTGCAATGACATTTACGATCCCGCGCTGCGACCCTTGCGCCAAATAGCGTTTGTGGTCAACTTTCCGCCCATCGATTCAGCGCGTCTGGCCGAGCG GCTGGtgcaaattgccaaaaaagaGCACTTGAAAACGGACTTTGGCTCGCTTATTGCATTGGCTGAGAAATCGGGCAACGATGTGCGCAGCTGCATCTCATCTATGCAGTTCTTCAA cGTACAAAAGCACAGTCTTACGCTGCAGGATGTGCTTAACAATAATCTGGGTCAAAAGGATCGCCATCAGGGTCTGTTTGATGTGTGGGGTGCTGTATTTAGG ATACAACGTCCAAAGAAACAGCTACAGCAAAGTAGCTCGAACAATCCCGAGGAGCCCGTCCAGGTGACCATGACGAATATGTCTGTGGCGACGCGAGTGCGCAATGTGCTCGACGTGGTGCATTCCAGCGGAGACTACGAGCG GCTCACTCAAGGAGTCTATGAGAACTATTTGCAGCAAAAGATGCCGGATCCAAATTTTACGGGCATCTGTGAGGCTCTTCAATGGTTCTGCTTCTCGGATACGCTGCAGCATCAAATTTCACGGCAGCAGAGCTATAGCATCTATCCATATTTGCAGTACGGCTTTGTGGTCTGGCATTTGCTCTTTGCCACACTGGCCTGGCCGAAAATTGCATTTCCCACGCGTGGCTTTGAG TTCAATCAGAAGTACACGAACCAGCGCAACATCTTTCTGTCGCTGCGCAAAGGTGTCACTACATCGGCGCAGGGCGTGGGTCAGGGCAACACTCTGCTACTGGACACAGTCCCGCTGCTGAAGCGGATTCTGTCGCCACAGTTGCGTTCGGTGGCTGTGCAATTGCTATCGCAAAA GGAGCAATACGATTTGCGGCACACAATTCAAGTAATGGTTGATCTTGGTTTGACCTTTGTGCAAGTCAAATCGGCGGAGGGTCATTATGTCTTTCAAACTGAACCGGACTTGGATACGCTCTGCGCATTTCCAG GATATACCGGTCTCACGTTGCCCTATTTCAGTCGCCAGCTGATTGCACGCGAGGTCGATCTGGAGCGCATACGTCGCGCCGCGCCCAAAGGTGACCAGGCGGCTGCAACAAAGAGctcagcagctgctccagtgGCTGTTACAAAGCAGAAGCCAGTTGCTGCGCGTCTGCCGAATCATTTGCAAACATTGaagccaaaacaaataacCGACTTCAATGCGCCCAAACAGCAG CTTACCAAAGACTTTTTTGGACGAGTTACCCATAAAACATCAGCAGCGTCTGCGGCGGAAGAGG tTAAAACAGATGCGATTGTTAAGAGCCCAATATGGTATCGCTATAAGGAGGGCTTCAACAATGCTGTGCGCAAGGATGTACATCTAAACGAgctgctttaa
- the LOC6627721 gene encoding glycerophosphocholine phosphodiesterase GPCPD1 yields MERWLSAHDCEEDAMAAPSVCPAAAAVAAALPSAQRIHGDISANRLWTFRVLMNEEISACEQLAIVGSCEALGNWQHSGAALMSRQESQEEEDEGHVWMAQVYIPQHCATNYRYMVCGVDAASEQLLVRRWEVQLQPRCIEEQDEQPTECQDTFGYVNGKHKVDRGWLTKESLVQLKFFYAPFTWKQRMKRRLVHVKVTPMNLRIPVNGCAEVAPGSSLEDSLSNDTHDTRENGNDSTAFAFSEVVTLSANECELRPQEQFGVACTASDLVIFHLTVADLENTAYLVDLYSYSSKVAREDGPPLHLGYHYVLPNLFKRSEGNLELPITCAKGHRPLGMMRLGYLIVRPSSHSAHMDMRVSYARYWNNKWTGLDVGHRGSGTSFKAKDAVIRENTITSLKNAAEHGADMVEFDVQLSKDLVPVVYHDFMIYVSLKSKCSMQEHDFLSLPMRELTLEQLRKLKVYHTAEGLSRETRSFQNEDQLEHQPFPQLADVLDALDEHIGFNIEIKWSQRLQDGRMEEEFEHVVDRNLYIDCILDVVLRKAASRRIVFSCFDPDICTMLRYKQNRYPVMFLTLGHTSKYEKYMDPRGNSMETAVWHAVAMQLLGIVAHTEDLLRDPSQVNLAKERGLVLFCWGDDNNSKDTIKLLKELGLHAIIYDKMDVLTTKEVKKSVFLLQAKDSQKEMLKLQALEMGHVWHTSASGSEEQQA; encoded by the exons ATGGAACGCTGGCTGTCTGCTCATGACTGTGAGGAGGATGCAATGGCCGCACCCTCTGTCTGCCCAGCGGCAGCTGCCGTTGCGGCCGCCTTGCCCTCCGCCCAACGCATCCACGGCGATATCAGTGCAAATCGACTCTGGACGTTTCGTGTGCTGATGAACGAGGAGATCTCAGCTTGCGAGCAGCTGGCAATTGTGGGCAGTTGTGAGGCGCTGGGCAATTGGCAGCATAGCGGGGCGGCTTTAATGAGCCGACAGGAGTCGCAGGAGGAGGAAGACGAGGGCCACGTGTGGATGGCCCAGGTGTATATACCACAGCATTGTGCCACAAATTATCGGTATATGGTGTGCGGCGTGGATGCCGCATCGGAGCAGCTACTGGTGCGACGCTGGGAGGTGCAGCTGCAACCGAGGTGCATTGAGGAGCAAGATGAGCAGCCGACAGAGTGCCAGGACACGTTTGGCTATGTCAATGGCAAGCACAAAGTTGATCGCGGCTGGCTGACCAAAGAATCGCTGGTGCAGCTAAAGTTCTTTTATGCGCCCTTCACCTGGAAACAGCGCATGAAACGACGTCTGGTGCACGTTAAGGTGACGCCCATGAATTTGCGCATACCCGTCAACGGTTGTGCTGAGGTGGCGCCCGGATCATCGCTCGAGGATTCGCTATCGAATGACACGCACGACACCCGTGAAAATGGCAACGATAGCACAGCTTTTGCCTTCAGCGAGGTGGTCACCCTGAGCGCAAATGAGTGCGAACTGCGCCCTCAGGAGCAGTTCGGTGTAGCGTGCACAGCCAGCGATTTGGTTATCTTTCATCTGACCGTTGCTGACCTGGAGAACACGGCTTATCTGGTTGATTTGTACAGTTATAGCTCGAAAGTGGCAAGAGAAGATGGCCCGCCGTTGCACCTGGGCTATCATTATGTGTTGCCCAATTTGTTTAAGCGCTCCGAGGGCAATCTTGAGCTACCCATTACCTGCGCCAAGGGCCATCGTCCGCTGGGCATGATGCGGCTGGGCTATCTGATAGTCCGACCCTCGTCCCACAGCGCCCACATGGACATGCGCGTGAGCTATGCTCGATATTGGAACAATAAGTGGACCGGCCTGGACGTGGGGCATCGTGGCTCCGGCACCAGTTTTAAG GCCAAAGATGCTGTTATCCGGGAGAACACAATCACATCGCTAAAGAATGCCGCCGAACATGGCGCCGACATGGTGGAGTTCGATGTGCAACTTAGCAAGGATCTTGTGCCAGTTGTATATCATGATTTCATGATATATGTATCGCTGAAAAGTAAGTGCAGCATGCAGGAGCATGATTTTCTGTCGCTGCCCATGCGCGAATTGACGCTGGAGCAGCTAAGGAAACTGAAAGTCTATCACACGGCCGAAGGGCTGTCACGTGAGACGCGATCCTTTCAAAACGAGGATCAGCTGGAACATCAGCCGTTCCCGCAGTTGGCGGATGTGCTAGATGCGTTAGATGAGCATATAGGATTTAATATAGAAATCAAGTGGTCGCAGCGTCTGCAGGACGGTCGCATGGAGGAGGAGTTTGAGCATGTAGTCGATCGCAATCTCTACATCGATTGCATTCTGGATGTGGTGCTGCGCAAAGCGGCCAGCCGGCGGATTGTATTCAGCTGTTTTGATCCAGACATATGTACCATGTTGCGCTACAAGCAGAATCGTTATCCGGTCATGTTCCTAACACTTGGACACACCTCCAAGTACGAGAAGTATATGGACCCGCGTGGTAATTCCATGGAGACAGCGGTATGGCATGCGGTTGCCATGCAGCTGTTGGGCATTGTAGCGCACACGGAGGACTTGTTGCGAGATCCCAGCCAG GTAAATCTGGCTAAGGAGCGTGGCCTCGTGCTTTTCTGCTGGGGCGATGACAACAATTCCAAAGACACCATAAAGCTGCTTAAGGAATTGGGTCTGCATGCCATTATTTATGACAAAATGGATGTCCTAACCACCAAGGAGGTCAAG AAAAGCGTTTTCTTGCTGCAGGCCAAGGACAGCCAAAAGGAGATGCTCAAATTACAGGCACTCGAAATGGGCCACGTCTGGCATACCTCTGCCTCGGGAAGCGAGGAGCAGCAGGCCTGA